In one window of Frigoriglobus tundricola DNA:
- a CDS encoding acetate and sugar kinases/Hsc70/actin family protein, whose product MAERVFCVDFGSAYTKVALRRDPTADSALLACAGADVDFWVPTVVAVDRRGADPRLEFGDRAADLRSGGGIDVYTNFKKDLFTAPTSAPGKPVVSPLDALLQSEEFVTLAARYGVQSPQVAALRSMAAAARTLVAGPGERVVSLEGHRQANAVKLVYNFFLWLRKQVLDACARLPASGLKFEDFPVRVTVPAVAPSSDLASHPSCKLLREALHRAGWPLHAEQPFVAEPEANAIGILTKAANALTRSGRVNLGQMFNKGPLITVMKGDHNYPTYRALVIDVGAYTTDLAALFIDTGGNPVETADGAGFGVTQRSVPFGVSDLDQSVRAALPPDKKAWLESAPHKEFQTFQRTYSGESKGYRVAGLGVIGGEPDRPALSACLDQFTQRLTDEVTKFCAALPSVSMQELVLTGGGNNIPAVRDALIAAAQTGGVRFVKTHAPDLKRGKAGAPLVDKLDETFARGGSALGGASLYFERSYY is encoded by the coding sequence TCCTCGCCTGCGCCGGTGCGGACGTGGACTTCTGGGTCCCCACCGTGGTCGCGGTGGACCGGCGCGGGGCGGACCCGCGGCTCGAGTTCGGCGACCGCGCCGCGGACCTGCGTTCCGGTGGCGGGATCGACGTCTACACGAACTTCAAGAAAGACCTGTTCACCGCTCCCACCAGCGCACCCGGCAAGCCGGTCGTGTCGCCGCTCGACGCGCTGCTCCAGTCCGAGGAGTTCGTGACGCTCGCGGCCCGGTACGGCGTGCAGTCGCCCCAGGTCGCGGCGCTACGTTCGATGGCGGCAGCGGCGCGGACCCTCGTGGCCGGCCCGGGTGAGCGCGTCGTGTCTCTGGAGGGGCACCGACAGGCGAACGCGGTCAAACTCGTTTACAACTTCTTCCTCTGGCTCCGCAAGCAAGTTCTGGACGCCTGCGCCCGGCTCCCCGCGTCCGGGTTGAAGTTCGAAGACTTTCCGGTCCGCGTCACGGTGCCCGCCGTCGCCCCGAGTAGCGATCTCGCGAGCCACCCGAGCTGCAAACTGCTCCGGGAGGCGCTGCACCGTGCCGGCTGGCCGCTGCACGCCGAGCAGCCGTTTGTGGCCGAACCGGAAGCGAACGCGATCGGCATTCTGACCAAGGCGGCCAACGCCCTGACCCGTTCGGGCCGGGTCAACCTGGGGCAGATGTTCAACAAGGGGCCGCTCATCACGGTCATGAAAGGCGACCACAACTACCCCACGTACCGCGCGCTCGTCATCGACGTGGGGGCGTACACCACCGACCTCGCCGCGCTGTTCATCGACACGGGCGGGAACCCGGTGGAAACCGCCGACGGGGCCGGCTTCGGCGTGACCCAGCGCTCCGTGCCGTTCGGGGTCAGCGATCTCGATCAGAGCGTCCGCGCCGCGCTGCCGCCGGACAAGAAAGCGTGGCTGGAGAGCGCCCCGCACAAAGAGTTCCAGACGTTCCAGCGCACCTATTCGGGCGAGAGCAAGGGGTACCGGGTGGCGGGCCTCGGCGTGATCGGCGGCGAACCCGACCGCCCGGCCCTCAGCGCGTGCCTGGACCAGTTCACCCAGCGGTTGACCGACGAGGTGACGAAGTTCTGCGCCGCGCTGCCGTCGGTGTCGATGCAAGAACTCGTCCTCACGGGCGGCGGGAACAACATTCCCGCCGTGCGCGACGCGCTCATCGCCGCGGCACAGACCGGCGGGGTCCGGTTCGTCAAAACGCACGCCCCGGACCTGAAGCGCGGCAAGGCCGGCGCGCCACTGGTTGACAAGCTGGACGAGACGTTCGCCCGCGGCGGCAGCGCCCTGGGCGGCGCCAGCCTCTATTTCGAGCGCAGCTACTACTGA